In Nocardioides cavernae, a single genomic region encodes these proteins:
- a CDS encoding ABC transporter permease, with amino-acid sequence MSTDTQPGTAPAVGGGTAGTASALPGRPGVPFSRTLQAEVRKMVDTRAGRWMVIVMAALTVFILAAFVIWGPAEDATFDNLLQIATLPLAMLLPVIGIMAATAEWTQRTGLVTFTLEPRRGRVVLAKALGALALGLVVTAVAFAAAALANLAGTGTWDLDAAAGAGLVLALLIYVLQGVAFGLLFLNTPVAIVTVLVLPTAWTIATQVFSSLADVGRWIDLDSVTRPLFAGEMAGQDWAQLGTGVGVWVLLPLAVGTWRVLTREVK; translated from the coding sequence ATGAGCACCGACACCCAGCCCGGCACCGCACCCGCCGTCGGCGGCGGCACGGCCGGCACCGCCTCCGCCCTGCCGGGGCGTCCGGGAGTGCCGTTCTCGCGCACCCTGCAGGCCGAGGTGCGCAAGATGGTCGACACCCGCGCCGGTCGCTGGATGGTCATCGTCATGGCCGCGCTGACCGTCTTCATCCTGGCCGCGTTCGTCATCTGGGGACCTGCCGAGGACGCGACCTTCGACAACCTGCTGCAGATCGCCACGCTGCCGCTCGCGATGCTGCTGCCGGTCATCGGCATCATGGCGGCGACCGCGGAGTGGACCCAGCGCACCGGGTTGGTCACCTTCACGCTCGAACCGCGCCGCGGCCGCGTCGTGCTGGCCAAGGCGCTGGGCGCCCTCGCGCTGGGCCTGGTCGTCACGGCGGTCGCCTTCGCGGCCGCAGCGCTCGCCAACCTGGCCGGCACCGGGACGTGGGACCTCGACGCCGCGGCCGGAGCAGGTCTGGTGCTGGCGCTGCTCATCTACGTCCTGCAGGGCGTCGCGTTCGGGCTGCTGTTCCTCAACACCCCGGTCGCCATCGTCACGGTCCTGGTTCTGCCCACGGCCTGGACCATCGCCACGCAGGTCTTCAGTTCGCTCGCCGACGTCGGCCGCTGGATCGACCTGGACTCGGTCACCCGTCCGCTGTTCGCCGGGGAGATGGCGGGCCAGGACTGGGCCCAGCTCGGCACCGGCGTCGGCGTGTGGGTGCTGCTGCCCCTGGCGGTCGGCACCTGGCGGGTGCTCACGCGTGAGGTGAAGTAG
- a CDS encoding sensor histidine kinase has product MVRTGRLAATWRYALAALISLVAWGVPLISAADRASEPIVLWWLVGDPLLGLLSFVLIRWRHRQPALVAGLLVAFSFVSASSAGPASWIIGSIASHRRWRLLAVVAPLNVLAGIVQERVGLTEDTLPLWASIAFGCLVVGILTATGYAMGAQRQLVDSYRERALTAEREQQARVAQARAAERTRIAREMHDVLAHRISLVAMHAGALGYRSDLSEEERGSAAKSIEDNAHRALSDLRAVLGVLRDPTQPADVVPERPQPGLDDIAALVAEERAGGMRVRLSDRVDDDVPAATGRTAYRIVQEALTNVRKHAPGTAVTVDVAGSAADGLVIGVRNAAPVGPAAAPSLPASGLGLLGLAERAALAGGRISHGTDPGGGYAVRAWIPWDT; this is encoded by the coding sequence ATGGTGAGGACGGGTCGGCTCGCAGCGACCTGGCGCTACGCGCTCGCGGCCCTCATCAGCCTGGTCGCCTGGGGCGTCCCGCTGATCAGTGCCGCGGACCGCGCCTCCGAACCCATCGTCCTGTGGTGGCTGGTCGGCGACCCGCTGCTCGGGCTGCTGTCGTTCGTGCTCATCCGCTGGCGGCACCGCCAGCCGGCGCTCGTCGCCGGCCTGCTGGTGGCCTTCTCCTTCGTCTCCGCGTCCAGCGCCGGACCGGCGTCGTGGATCATCGGCTCGATCGCCTCCCACCGCCGCTGGCGGCTGCTCGCGGTCGTCGCGCCCCTCAACGTGCTCGCCGGGATCGTGCAGGAGCGGGTGGGTCTCACCGAGGACACCCTGCCCCTCTGGGCCTCCATCGCCTTCGGCTGCCTCGTCGTGGGCATCCTGACTGCCACCGGCTACGCGATGGGTGCCCAGCGTCAGCTCGTCGACTCCTACCGGGAGCGGGCGCTGACTGCCGAGCGTGAGCAGCAGGCGCGCGTGGCGCAGGCCCGGGCTGCCGAGCGCACCCGCATCGCTCGCGAGATGCACGACGTGCTCGCCCACCGCATCTCCCTCGTGGCCATGCACGCCGGTGCCCTCGGCTACCGCTCCGACCTGAGCGAGGAGGAGCGGGGGAGCGCCGCGAAGTCGATCGAGGACAACGCGCACCGGGCCCTCTCCGACCTCCGGGCCGTGCTCGGCGTGCTCCGCGACCCGACGCAGCCCGCGGACGTCGTCCCCGAGCGACCCCAGCCCGGCCTCGACGACATCGCGGCGCTGGTGGCCGAGGAGCGGGCCGGCGGGATGCGCGTACGCCTGTCCGACCGCGTCGACGACGACGTGCCGGCCGCCACGGGCCGCACGGCGTACCGGATCGTGCAGGAGGCGCTGACCAACGTGCGCAAGCACGCACCGGGCACGGCCGTCACGGTGGACGTGGCCGGATCGGCTGCCGACGGTCTCGTCATCGGTGTGCGCAACGCGGCGCCGGTCGGTCCGGCAGCAGCGCCGTCCCTCCCCGCGTCCGGGCTGGGTCTGCTGGGGCTGGCCGAGCGGGCGGCCCTGGCGGGCGGCCGGATCAGCCACGGCACCGACCCGGGCGGCGGCTACGCGGTGCGGGCGTGGATACCGTGGGACACGTGA
- a CDS encoding DUF445 domain-containing protein translates to MAATSATSSARSSSSSPPSPPPISLITPDPGMDEARRRGLRRMRTVAVGLLLLAACVYAATLGRDGFWGFVNAGAEASMVGAIADWFAVTALFKHPLGLPIPHTALVPKRKDELGKGLEEFVGENFLQEDIIRERVAAATISARVGAWLAEPAHARRVVDEVAEVAVIALGKVRDDHVADLVTHALVPRFREEPISPLLGTTLMEVLRDDLHHGLVDLAVDELHSWLVDNPETFTRVLEERAPWWAPPKLNDAVTSRLHVQALAWLEDIRDDPHHRAREALDSMLGQLAHDLLNDEETVRRTEALKERLLEHPQVVTTAISLWKAMRSALLGSIRDPEGAVRQRLLAELSAFAEQLRDDAALRERLDRMAADLTVFAVERYGAEVTTVITSTIERWDGKEAARRIELHVGRDLQFIRINGTIVGGLVGVLIHAISVLVN, encoded by the coding sequence ATGGCCGCCACCTCCGCCACCTCCTCCGCTCGCTCGTCGTCGAGCTCCCCGCCGAGCCCGCCTCCGATCTCCCTGATCACCCCCGATCCCGGGATGGACGAGGCCCGTCGCCGCGGGTTGCGTCGGATGCGGACCGTGGCCGTGGGACTGCTGCTGCTCGCTGCCTGCGTGTACGCCGCCACGCTGGGGCGCGACGGGTTCTGGGGGTTCGTCAACGCGGGCGCCGAGGCGTCGATGGTCGGCGCGATCGCCGACTGGTTCGCGGTGACGGCGCTGTTCAAGCACCCGCTGGGCCTGCCGATCCCGCACACCGCGCTCGTGCCCAAGCGCAAGGACGAGCTGGGCAAGGGGCTCGAGGAGTTCGTGGGGGAGAACTTCCTCCAGGAGGACATCATCCGCGAGCGGGTGGCCGCCGCGACGATCTCCGCCCGGGTCGGGGCCTGGCTGGCGGAGCCGGCCCACGCCCGGCGGGTGGTCGACGAGGTGGCCGAGGTGGCCGTGATCGCGCTCGGCAAGGTCCGCGACGACCATGTCGCCGACCTCGTCACGCACGCCCTCGTGCCACGGTTCCGCGAGGAGCCCATCTCGCCGCTCCTGGGGACGACGCTGATGGAGGTGCTGCGCGACGACCTCCACCACGGCCTGGTCGACCTCGCGGTCGACGAGCTGCACAGCTGGCTGGTCGACAACCCCGAGACGTTCACCCGGGTGCTGGAGGAGCGGGCGCCGTGGTGGGCGCCGCCCAAGCTCAACGACGCCGTCACCTCACGGCTGCACGTGCAGGCCCTGGCGTGGCTCGAGGACATCCGCGACGACCCGCACCACCGGGCCCGCGAGGCGCTGGACTCGATGCTGGGGCAGCTGGCCCACGACCTGCTCAACGACGAGGAGACGGTCCGCCGCACCGAGGCGCTCAAGGAGCGCCTGCTGGAGCACCCCCAGGTCGTGACCACCGCGATCTCGCTGTGGAAGGCGATGCGCTCGGCGCTGCTCGGCTCGATCCGCGACCCCGAGGGGGCCGTTCGCCAGCGGCTCCTGGCCGAGCTGAGCGCGTTCGCGGAGCAGCTGCGCGACGACGCCGCGCTGCGCGAGCGCCTCGACCGGATGGCCGCCGACCTCACGGTCTTCGCGGTCGAGCGCTACGGCGCCGAGGTGACGACCGTGATCACCTCCACGATCGAGCGCTGGGACGGCAAGGAGGCGGCGCGTCGCATCGAGCTGCACGTCGGTCGCGACCTGCAGTTCATCCGGATCAACGGCACGATCGTCGGCGGCCTGGTCGGCGTGCTGATCCACGCGATCAGCGTCCTGGTGAACTGA
- a CDS encoding ABC transporter ATP-binding protein, with amino-acid sequence MITVENLTKRYGGFTAVDDISFEVRPGSVVGFLGPNGAGKSTAMRMMTGLTPPTSGRATLLGQPYRDLHNPGRQVGVMLDASAQHPGRTGREVLRVAAISIGVSRTRVEEALALVGLNDEEAGRRVRNYSLGMRQRLGIAAALLGEPQVLVLDEPANGLDPQGIHWMRGLLRRFADGGGTVLLSSHLLHEVQIVADDLVMIGRGRIVAMGSKEELLSRGGTTVSSTDDARLAQLLQAADVPVTRTGSGLVVEAEPRVVGEIAARESLVLLELRSGGSEGLEEMFLGLTAATSREGDAA; translated from the coding sequence ATGATCACAGTCGAGAACCTCACCAAGCGCTACGGCGGGTTCACCGCCGTCGACGACATCTCCTTCGAGGTCCGCCCGGGGAGCGTCGTCGGCTTCCTCGGACCCAACGGGGCCGGCAAGTCGACCGCCATGCGGATGATGACCGGGCTGACGCCGCCCACCTCGGGCCGCGCGACCCTGCTGGGCCAGCCCTACCGCGACCTGCACAACCCCGGCCGACAGGTCGGCGTCATGCTGGACGCGTCCGCGCAGCACCCCGGCCGCACCGGCCGCGAGGTGCTCCGGGTCGCCGCCATCTCGATCGGGGTCTCCAGGACCCGCGTCGAGGAGGCGCTCGCGCTCGTCGGCCTCAATGACGAGGAGGCCGGTCGCCGCGTCCGCAACTACTCCCTCGGCATGCGCCAGCGTCTCGGCATCGCCGCGGCCCTCCTCGGCGAGCCGCAGGTCCTCGTCCTCGACGAGCCCGCCAACGGGCTCGACCCGCAGGGCATCCACTGGATGCGCGGGCTGCTGCGCCGCTTCGCCGACGGTGGCGGGACCGTGCTCCTGTCGAGCCACCTGCTGCACGAGGTGCAGATCGTCGCCGACGACCTCGTGATGATCGGACGCGGCCGGATCGTGGCGATGGGCTCCAAGGAGGAGCTCCTCAGCCGCGGCGGCACCACGGTGTCCTCCACCGACGACGCACGGCTCGCCCAGCTGCTCCAGGCCGCCGACGTGCCCGTCACCCGCACCGGTTCGGGCCTGGTCGTCGAGGCCGAGCCCCGCGTGGTCGGCGAGATCGCCGCCCGCGAGTCCCTCGTCCTGCTCGAGCTGCGATCCGGCGGCTCGGAGGGTCTGGAGGAGATGTTCCTCGGCCTCACGGCCGCCACCTCTCGTGAAGGAGACGCAGCATGA
- a CDS encoding FKBP-type peptidyl-prolyl cis-trans isomerase, whose protein sequence is MGDVPADLEVTDLVEGEGVEATSGSTVSVHYVGVAHSSGEEFDASYNRGTPLQFRLGIGQVISGWDTGVQGMKVGGRRRLVIPPHLGYGDRGAGGVIKPGETLIFVVDLIEVR, encoded by the coding sequence ATGGGCGACGTGCCCGCCGACCTCGAGGTCACCGACCTCGTCGAGGGAGAGGGTGTCGAGGCCACCTCCGGCTCCACCGTCTCGGTGCACTACGTCGGCGTCGCCCACTCCTCGGGCGAGGAGTTCGACGCGTCCTACAACCGCGGCACGCCGCTGCAGTTCCGCCTCGGCATCGGCCAGGTCATCTCCGGCTGGGACACCGGCGTGCAGGGCATGAAGGTCGGCGGCCGCCGCCGGCTGGTCATCCCGCCGCACCTCGGGTACGGCGACCGTGGCGCCGGCGGCGTCATCAAGCCGGGCGAGACCCTGATCTTCGTGGTCGACCTGATCGAGGTCCGCTGA
- a CDS encoding phospholipase D-like domain-containing protein — protein MRIRSLLLAAASLCLATPLMAVTTPGDPASARPAEPAGKVPGKTGCQAEAGVEVCFTSPPTVPSDPTVLDRPSRLFDTAGPGDTIRIAMFRWDIKPPTDAILAAQRRGATVLLVGDDDLRLNKQGRRLITTLEEQDPARRNVTICDGACLPWRAPGPYPDSQDVQHLKFYVTDIGGVQSFMTSSANLEDRQYRQYNSFIKIDDPALYNFGVEYFSRMEAQSLTVGGQRWDDHRKVQKFGSVTAAVYPNRKDLLLSTLQDITCTRGARDVSAMIAVIQRADVRAQLARLSDRGCRVRIVTSRDTVENWVQRELPSGDIPDRQVRTVLTHDKMLVAHAKLRGRTTHLVVTGTSNTTCGGLLYNDEVMLRVVDNRWLHDQYLAHFDDAYARAHQSRSRVMPVMKPCRR, from the coding sequence GTGCGCATCCGAAGCCTCCTCCTCGCCGCGGCGTCGCTCTGCCTCGCGACGCCCCTGATGGCCGTCACCACGCCCGGTGATCCGGCGAGCGCCCGACCCGCCGAGCCGGCGGGCAAGGTGCCGGGCAAGACCGGGTGCCAGGCGGAGGCCGGGGTCGAGGTGTGCTTCACCTCCCCGCCCACGGTCCCCAGTGACCCGACCGTCCTCGACCGCCCGAGCCGGCTCTTCGACACGGCCGGCCCCGGCGACACGATCCGCATCGCGATGTTCCGCTGGGACATCAAGCCGCCCACCGACGCGATCCTCGCTGCCCAGCGCCGCGGTGCCACGGTGCTCCTGGTCGGTGACGACGACCTCCGCCTCAACAAGCAGGGACGACGACTGATCACCACGCTGGAGGAGCAGGACCCGGCGCGACGCAACGTCACCATCTGCGACGGCGCCTGCCTGCCGTGGCGGGCCCCCGGCCCCTATCCCGACAGCCAGGACGTGCAGCACCTGAAGTTCTACGTCACCGACATCGGCGGCGTGCAGTCGTTCATGACGTCGTCGGCCAACCTCGAGGACCGGCAGTACCGCCAGTACAACTCGTTCATCAAGATCGACGACCCGGCCCTCTACAACTTCGGCGTGGAGTACTTCTCCCGGATGGAGGCACAGAGCCTGACGGTCGGCGGCCAGCGGTGGGACGACCATCGCAAGGTGCAGAAGTTCGGGTCGGTGACCGCGGCCGTCTACCCCAACCGCAAGGACCTGCTGCTCTCGACGCTGCAGGACATCACCTGCACGCGCGGCGCCCGGGACGTCTCGGCGATGATCGCGGTGATCCAGCGCGCCGATGTACGCGCCCAGCTGGCGCGTCTCTCCGACCGGGGCTGCCGAGTGCGGATCGTCACCTCGCGCGACACGGTGGAGAACTGGGTGCAGCGCGAGCTGCCCAGCGGTGACATCCCGGACCGCCAGGTCCGCACCGTGCTGACCCACGACAAGATGCTCGTGGCCCACGCGAAGCTCCGCGGCAGGACGACGCACCTCGTGGTGACCGGCACCTCCAACACCACGTGCGGCGGCCTCCTCTACAACGACGAGGTGATGCTCCGCGTGGTGGACAACCGCTGGCTGCACGACCAGTACCTCGCGCACTTCGACGACGCGTACGCCCGCGCGCACCAGAGCCGGTCGCGGGTCATGCCCGTGATGAAGCCCTGTCGCCGCTGA
- a CDS encoding RNA-binding S4 domain-containing protein — MSPTSEPVDVPIRDESIRLGQFLKLANLVESGAEAKPVIADGAVQVNDEVETRRGRQLVPGDVVTLGGLAARVATGEVEIDVPW, encoded by the coding sequence ATGTCACCGACCAGCGAGCCCGTCGACGTCCCGATCCGTGACGAGTCGATCCGACTGGGCCAGTTCCTCAAGCTCGCCAACCTCGTCGAGAGCGGCGCCGAGGCCAAGCCGGTGATCGCGGACGGCGCGGTGCAGGTCAACGACGAGGTGGAGACGCGACGGGGCCGCCAGCTCGTCCCCGGTGACGTGGTCACGCTGGGCGGGCTGGCGGCCCGTGTCGCCACCGGGGAGGTCGAGATCGACGTCCCGTGGTGA
- a CDS encoding adenylyltransferase/cytidyltransferase family protein — protein MPRTVITFGTFDVFHVGHLRVLERAAALGDRLVVGVSADALNERKKGRAPIFSERERLAIVGALKVVDAVFVEESLEQKRDYVVEHGADVLVMGDDWAGKFDELGDVCEVVYLARTPAISTTAIIEHIADL, from the coding sequence ATGCCTCGCACCGTGATCACCTTCGGGACGTTCGACGTCTTCCACGTCGGGCACCTGCGCGTCCTCGAGCGCGCCGCCGCGCTGGGTGACCGGCTGGTCGTGGGTGTGTCCGCGGACGCCCTCAACGAGCGCAAGAAGGGCCGCGCTCCCATCTTCAGCGAGCGCGAGCGGCTCGCGATCGTCGGCGCACTCAAGGTCGTCGACGCCGTCTTCGTCGAGGAGAGCCTGGAGCAGAAGCGCGACTACGTCGTCGAGCACGGCGCGGACGTCCTCGTGATGGGCGACGACTGGGCCGGCAAGTTCGACGAGCTCGGGGACGTCTGCGAGGTCGTCTACCTCGCCCGCACCCCGGCGATCTCCACCACCGCGATCATCGAGCACATCGCGGATCTGTGA
- a CDS encoding response regulator transcription factor, protein MTGASSGGVVRLVVVDDDPMVRAALRMMLGGDSGLAVVAEASDGEEALRVVPTSDADVVLMDIRMPVRDGLSATEELLAADPGLKVIVLTTFDTDDMVLRALRIGAAGFLLKDTPPARLVEAIRTVASGQPMLSPSVTAQLIAAVNRTDRAAEEKDRTRSARDALDALTERERDVADAVARGLSNADIAAELYMGVPTVKTHVGRLFTKLGVENRVQVAILVHDAQA, encoded by the coding sequence GTGACGGGGGCGAGCAGCGGGGGCGTGGTGCGGCTCGTCGTCGTCGACGACGACCCCATGGTGCGGGCGGCCCTGCGCATGATGCTCGGCGGCGACTCGGGCCTGGCCGTCGTCGCGGAGGCGAGTGACGGCGAGGAGGCGCTGCGCGTCGTTCCGACCTCGGATGCCGACGTGGTGCTGATGGACATCCGGATGCCGGTGCGCGACGGGCTCAGCGCCACGGAGGAACTGCTGGCGGCCGACCCGGGCCTGAAGGTGATCGTGCTGACGACCTTCGACACCGACGACATGGTGCTGCGCGCCCTGCGCATCGGTGCGGCGGGCTTCCTGCTGAAGGACACCCCGCCGGCCCGGCTCGTCGAGGCGATCCGCACGGTGGCGTCGGGCCAGCCGATGCTGTCGCCCAGCGTCACCGCCCAGCTGATCGCCGCCGTCAACCGCACCGACCGGGCCGCCGAGGAGAAGGACCGGACGCGGTCGGCGCGCGATGCCCTCGACGCCCTCACCGAGCGTGAGCGCGACGTGGCCGACGCGGTCGCACGCGGCCTGAGCAACGCCGACATCGCGGCCGAGCTCTACATGGGTGTGCCGACCGTGAAGACCCACGTGGGGCGGCTGTTCACCAAGCTGGGCGTCGAGAACCGGGTGCAGGTCGCGATCCTGGTCCACGACGCCCAGGCGTAG